In Pseudomonas lalkuanensis, the following are encoded in one genomic region:
- the nth gene encoding endonuclease III yields the protein MNAAKRYEIFRRLHDDDPNPTTELAYSTPFELLIAVILSAQATDVGVNKATAKLYPVANTPETIYALGVDGLSEYIKTIGLYNSKARNVIETCRILIEKHGSEVPDNREDLEALPGVGRKTANVVLNTAFRQPTMAVDTHIFRVSNRTGIAPGKNVLEVEKKLLKFVPKEFLLDAHHWLILHGRYVCVARKPRCGACRIEDLCEYKAKTSDD from the coding sequence ATGAACGCTGCGAAACGCTACGAAATCTTCCGCCGCCTCCACGACGACGACCCCAACCCCACCACCGAGCTGGCCTACAGCACGCCCTTCGAGCTTCTCATCGCGGTGATCCTCTCCGCCCAGGCGACCGACGTGGGCGTGAACAAGGCCACGGCCAAGCTCTACCCGGTGGCCAACACCCCGGAAACCATCTACGCCCTCGGTGTCGATGGCCTGTCGGAGTACATCAAGACCATCGGCCTGTACAACAGCAAGGCCAGGAACGTCATCGAGACCTGCCGCATCCTCATCGAGAAGCACGGCAGTGAAGTGCCGGACAATCGCGAGGACCTCGAAGCCCTGCCCGGCGTCGGACGCAAGACGGCCAACGTGGTGCTCAACACAGCGTTTCGCCAGCCCACCATGGCGGTGGATACCCACATCTTCCGAGTCAGCAACCGCACTGGCATCGCCCCCGGCAAGAACGTGCTGGAAGTGGAGAAGAAGCTGCTGAAATTCGTTCCAAAAGAATTCCTGCTGGACGCGCACCACTGGCTGATCCTGCACGGCCGCTACGTCTGCGTGGCCCGCAAACCGCGCTGCGGCGCGTGTCGCATCGAGGATCTGTGCGAGTACAAGGCGAAGACCTCCGACGATTGA
- the pcsA gene encoding phosphatidylcholine synthase, whose protein sequence is MSTNITVVNKAKAWSAHGVTATGVVLALMAILALFDNQPRDCLLWLGAALLVDGLDGTLARRVQTSTMLPNFDGSTLDLVIDYLTYVFIPAIFIYRYIDLPDHTALVAVSLILVSSLFCFCNLNMKSSDNYFVGFPAAWNVVALYVWIIDPPAVVSLLLICVLAALTLTKLKFLHPFRVRRLMPLNIVVTFVWMISSMLLILQHPFYKSLVLGIWWLASAYFVGICLWRSLLDWTHKLKA, encoded by the coding sequence GTGTCCACCAACATCACTGTCGTCAACAAAGCCAAGGCCTGGTCCGCTCACGGTGTCACCGCCACCGGCGTCGTGCTGGCCCTGATGGCCATTCTCGCCCTGTTCGACAACCAACCCCGCGACTGCCTGCTCTGGCTCGGTGCGGCCCTGCTGGTCGACGGCCTCGATGGCACGCTCGCGCGCCGCGTGCAGACCAGCACCATGCTGCCGAACTTCGATGGCTCCACGCTGGACCTGGTGATCGACTACCTCACCTACGTGTTCATCCCGGCGATCTTCATCTACCGCTACATCGACCTGCCGGACCACACGGCGCTGGTGGCGGTGAGCCTGATCCTGGTGTCGTCGCTGTTCTGTTTCTGCAACCTGAACATGAAGAGCAGCGACAACTATTTCGTCGGCTTCCCCGCAGCCTGGAACGTGGTAGCGCTGTACGTCTGGATCATCGACCCGCCGGCGGTGGTGAGCCTGCTGCTGATCTGCGTGCTCGCCGCACTGACCCTGACCAAGCTGAAATTCCTCCACCCGTTCCGTGTACGCAGGCTGATGCCGCTGAACATCGTGGTCACCTTCGTGTGGATGATCAGCAGCATGCTCCTCATCCTCCAGCACCCCTTCTACAAGTCGCTGGTGCTGGGCATCTGGTGGCTGGCGTCGGCTTATTTCGTCGGCATCTGCCTGTGGCGCAGCCTGTTGGACTGGACCCACAAACTGAAGGCCTGA
- a CDS encoding nitrilase family protein, translated as MNASRTIAVACCQLAPKIGDLAHNRRITERAIRAAALQGARVVVLPELVQSGYVFHNLGEALALAEAADGPILQLWQALAGELDIVIVGGFCERLEGERVANSAALVDASGVRAIYRKAHLWDAENAIFTAGNGQPPVVDTAFGRIGVMVCYDLEFPEWVRLPALAGADLLCAPVNWPDGPRPAIERPAEVVRVQANAAVNRLFIAACDRHGNERSVNWVQGSVIVDPDGYPLAGPAEEGGEQILIATLKLDEARNKRISQHNHLHDDRRPELYRAGGLL; from the coding sequence GTGAACGCATCCCGCACCATCGCCGTGGCCTGCTGCCAGCTGGCACCGAAAATCGGCGACCTCGCCCACAACCGCCGCATCACCGAGCGGGCCATCCGCGCGGCGGCGCTGCAGGGCGCGCGAGTCGTGGTGCTACCGGAGCTGGTGCAAAGCGGCTATGTCTTCCACAACCTCGGCGAAGCGTTGGCGCTTGCCGAGGCGGCCGACGGGCCGATCCTGCAACTTTGGCAGGCGCTGGCTGGCGAACTGGATATCGTCATCGTCGGCGGCTTCTGCGAGCGCCTGGAGGGTGAGCGAGTCGCCAACAGCGCCGCACTGGTGGATGCCTCGGGGGTGCGCGCGATCTATCGCAAGGCGCACCTGTGGGATGCCGAGAACGCCATCTTCACCGCCGGCAACGGGCAGCCGCCGGTGGTGGATACCGCTTTCGGGCGCATCGGCGTGATGGTCTGCTACGACCTGGAATTCCCGGAATGGGTGCGCCTGCCCGCCCTGGCTGGTGCCGACCTGCTGTGCGCGCCGGTCAACTGGCCGGACGGTCCGCGCCCCGCCATCGAGCGTCCGGCGGAGGTGGTGCGTGTGCAGGCCAACGCGGCGGTCAATCGACTGTTCATCGCGGCCTGTGACCGTCATGGCAACGAGCGCAGCGTGAACTGGGTACAGGGTTCGGTCATCGTCGACCCGGATGGCTACCCGTTGGCCGGACCGGCGGAGGAGGGCGGGGAGCAGATCCTGATCGCCACCCTGAAGCTGGACGAAGCCCGCAACAAACGCATCAGCCAGCACAACCACCTGCACGACGACCGGCGCCCGGAGCTCTACCGAGCCGGCGGGTTGCTGTAG
- a CDS encoding cysteine-rich CWC family protein — MSPPSDPTRCPLCGQSNQCTQADPARTGEACWCFTTKIDPVALERVPPQDIDRACLCPRCAQALPPDAPS, encoded by the coding sequence ATGAGCCCCCCGTCCGATCCCACCCGCTGCCCGCTTTGCGGCCAGAGCAACCAGTGTACCCAGGCCGATCCCGCGCGCACCGGAGAGGCATGCTGGTGCTTCACAACCAAGATCGACCCCGTCGCGCTCGAACGCGTCCCCCCGCAGGACATTGACCGCGCCTGCCTCTGCCCCCGCTGCGCACAGGCACTGCCACCCGATGCACCAAGCTGA
- a CDS encoding Rnf-Nqr domain containing protein: MRPGHFGVMGLALLLGATDLLVKGLGLAMTALPVLLLFGVALPALRHHLDGASYWLGALLLSALLASLASLLLQAGAFELHRALGPYLYLLVLPCLQLAASEATDARNGLGAGLAFALLTVLLGTLREALGHASLFAHFDWLLGPIALGWRLQLGADGIPLFAVAPGAFILLGTLIAIWRRLTTRTADS, from the coding sequence ATGAGGCCCGGTCACTTCGGCGTGATGGGCCTGGCCCTGCTGCTGGGAGCAACCGACCTGCTGGTGAAGGGGCTTGGCCTGGCCATGACGGCGCTTCCCGTGCTGCTGCTTTTCGGCGTGGCCCTGCCTGCCCTGCGCCACCACCTGGACGGCGCCAGCTACTGGCTGGGCGCCCTGCTGCTATCCGCTCTGCTGGCGAGCCTGGCGAGCCTGCTGCTGCAAGCCGGTGCCTTTGAACTGCACCGAGCCCTGGGCCCTTATCTCTACCTGCTGGTATTGCCCTGCCTGCAACTGGCCGCAAGCGAGGCCACGGACGCTCGCAACGGCCTCGGCGCCGGGCTGGCGTTCGCGTTGCTCACCGTGCTGCTGGGCACGCTGCGGGAAGCGCTCGGCCACGCCAGTCTATTCGCCCACTTCGACTGGCTGCTGGGCCCGATCGCCCTGGGTTGGCGCCTGCAATTGGGTGCCGACGGCATTCCCCTGTTCGCCGTTGCGCCCGGAGCCTTTATCCTGCTTGGTACGCTAATAGCCATTTGGCGCCGCCTGACCACCCGGACCGCTGACTCCTGA
- a CDS encoding purine-cytosine permease family protein, with translation MSGSTQPVHAAETGGGLAIEGHSIDYIPESERHARLGSQGPFWFLGNFHFFTISIGFVGPALGLSALWTTLAGALGIMFGTLFMAFHGSQGPEMGLPQMIQSRAQFGYRGVVLALLATLFVFVGFNVVNVTLIIDGLNKVFGIEPIPVACGVIAVGALLSIYGHDLMHKAFKWALMLTLPLYALVTIALAFGAGQTEAAEPASLGFSWVAFATQFAIAASYNISYAPYVSDYSRYLPKHTSRAKLIAAVFLGASLSGGWMIGLGAWLAQLLQASDALVALDRVGSALLPGLGNVLVLVSVLGFLPVIALNTYSAMLTLLTGIDSVRRINPTPRARVLSILAITLVLLACVLSIRGNGISILNTFLVLMLYFLVPWTAVNLVDYFFVRKGRYAIPHFFTPKGIYGAWQLRGIVAYLVGFACMVPFFFIFDAAAGEEVFVGPMARLLDGVDIAWLVGLVVSGLTYFILSRSLDLEAERRIIDAISERDILAVARPGASQAS, from the coding sequence ATGTCAGGGTCCACCCAGCCCGTGCACGCAGCCGAAACCGGCGGCGGTCTGGCCATCGAAGGCCACTCGATCGACTACATCCCCGAATCGGAACGCCACGCCCGGCTCGGCAGCCAGGGGCCGTTCTGGTTCCTCGGCAACTTCCACTTCTTCACCATTTCAATCGGCTTCGTCGGCCCCGCCCTCGGTCTGTCCGCCCTGTGGACAACCCTGGCCGGTGCACTGGGCATCATGTTCGGCACCCTGTTCATGGCCTTCCATGGTTCCCAGGGGCCGGAAATGGGATTGCCGCAGATGATCCAGTCCCGCGCGCAGTTCGGTTATCGCGGGGTGGTGCTGGCGCTGCTGGCGACCCTGTTCGTGTTCGTCGGCTTCAACGTGGTCAACGTCACGCTGATCATCGATGGCCTGAACAAGGTCTTCGGGATCGAACCGATCCCCGTGGCCTGTGGGGTGATCGCCGTTGGCGCGCTGCTGTCGATCTATGGCCATGACCTGATGCACAAGGCGTTCAAGTGGGCGCTGATGCTGACCCTGCCACTCTATGCGCTGGTGACCATCGCGCTGGCGTTCGGCGCCGGGCAGACCGAGGCCGCCGAGCCGGCCAGCCTCGGCTTCAGCTGGGTGGCCTTCGCCACGCAGTTCGCCATCGCCGCCAGCTACAACATCTCCTATGCGCCCTATGTATCCGACTACTCGCGCTACCTGCCGAAGCACACCAGTCGCGCGAAGCTGATTGCGGCCGTATTCCTCGGCGCTTCGCTCTCCGGCGGCTGGATGATCGGCCTCGGTGCCTGGCTGGCCCAGCTGCTTCAGGCCTCCGATGCGCTGGTGGCGCTGGACCGCGTGGGCAGTGCCCTCCTGCCGGGACTGGGCAATGTGCTGGTGCTGGTATCGGTGCTCGGCTTCCTGCCGGTGATCGCCCTCAACACCTACAGCGCCATGCTGACCCTGCTCACCGGGATCGATTCCGTTCGCCGCATCAACCCCACGCCGCGCGCCCGGGTGCTGTCCATCCTCGCCATCACCCTGGTACTGCTGGCCTGCGTGCTGTCCATTCGCGGCAACGGCATTTCCATCCTCAATACCTTCCTGGTGCTGATGCTCTACTTCCTGGTGCCCTGGACCGCCGTGAACCTGGTGGACTACTTCTTCGTGCGCAAGGGCCGCTACGCCATTCCCCACTTCTTCACGCCCAAGGGCATTTACGGCGCCTGGCAGCTGCGCGGCATCGTCGCCTACCTGGTGGGCTTCGCCTGCATGGTGCCGTTCTTCTTCATCTTCGATGCGGCGGCGGGGGAGGAAGTCTTCGTCGGCCCGATGGCACGCCTGCTGGACGGCGTGGACATCGCCTGGCTGGTGGGGCTTGTGGTTTCCGGGCTGACCTATTTCATTCTCAGCCGCTCGCTCGACCTGGAGGCCGAGCGACGCATCATCGACGCCATCAGCGAGCGCGACATCCTCGCCGTGGCCCGACCTGGCGCAAGCCAGGCGTCGTGA
- a CDS encoding PA3496 family putative envelope integrity protein, whose amino-acid sequence MSTAKDDIELEEEFVSEDAEESEAPAEAAKTNLTKRRIIDNYLEERRLQKQLSDYDFDL is encoded by the coding sequence ATGAGCACAGCCAAAGACGATATCGAGCTCGAAGAAGAATTCGTTTCCGAGGATGCCGAAGAATCGGAAGCCCCGGCAGAAGCCGCCAAGACCAACCTGACCAAGCGCCGCATCATCGACAACTACCTCGAAGAACGGCGTTTGCAGAAGCAGCTTTCCGATTACGACTTCGACCTGTAA
- a CDS encoding pseudouridine synthase: MRLDRFLSNLAEFNRLDARLLLAAGRIRVDGQAVSDGRVEIREFSRVELDERVLQPGKPARYFMLYKPSGYVSATEHPEHPTVLDLLDEPDKHELHLGGRLDLTTTGLLLITNDGHWSRRLTLPGSKQPKVYYVETEQPIEAAYIGTFAQGLYFAFENLTTLPAQLEILDTRAARLTLHEGRYHQVKRMFGHFRNRVVRLHRESVGPLRLDPDMQPGDYRSLTAEEVACF; this comes from the coding sequence ATGCGCCTTGATCGATTCTTGAGCAATCTCGCCGAGTTCAACCGCCTCGACGCGCGCCTGCTGCTGGCCGCCGGCCGGATCCGGGTGGATGGGCAAGCGGTCAGCGACGGCCGCGTCGAAATCCGCGAATTCAGCCGTGTGGAACTGGACGAGCGCGTGCTCCAACCCGGCAAACCCGCTCGCTACTTCATGCTCTACAAGCCCTCCGGTTACGTCAGCGCCACCGAGCACCCGGAGCATCCCACCGTGCTCGACCTACTGGACGAGCCCGACAAGCACGAGCTGCACCTGGGCGGGCGCCTGGACCTCACCACGACCGGACTGCTGCTGATCACCAACGACGGGCACTGGTCACGCCGGCTCACCCTGCCCGGCAGCAAGCAGCCCAAGGTCTACTATGTGGAAACCGAGCAACCCATCGAAGCCGCGTACATCGGGACCTTCGCCCAGGGGCTGTATTTCGCCTTCGAGAACCTCACCACCCTTCCCGCCCAGCTGGAAATCCTCGACACCCGCGCCGCCCGCCTGACCCTGCACGAGGGCCGCTATCACCAGGTGAAACGCATGTTCGGCCACTTCCGCAACCGCGTCGTGCGCCTGCACCGCGAGAGCGTCGGCCCGCTGCGACTGGACCCGGACATGCAACCGGGCGACTACCGGTCGCTCACCGCTGAAGAAGTGGCCTGCTTTTAG
- a CDS encoding DUF2388 domain-containing protein, with protein sequence MRVRNTAAALALIAVPFASVVAKHDHDDHDDLLRNLISTGATTASSYITSGGDDKLVGPVQDDASSFIASDGAIRGPYLEAELQRLRQQNPELKGSSDLELASAILAAEPR encoded by the coding sequence ATGCGTGTCCGCAATACCGCTGCCGCCCTCGCACTGATCGCTGTTCCCTTTGCGTCCGTCGTGGCCAAGCACGACCACGACGATCACGACGATCTGCTGCGCAATCTCATTTCCACCGGCGCTACCACCGCTTCCAGCTACATCACCAGTGGCGGCGACGACAAGCTCGTCGGCCCGGTCCAGGACGATGCCAGCAGCTTCATCGCCAGCGATGGCGCCATTCGCGGCCCGTACCTCGAAGCGGAACTGCAGCGCCTGCGCCAGCAGAACCCCGAACTCAAAGGCAGCAGCGACCTGGAACTGGCCAGCGCGATCCTGGCCGCCGAACCCCGCTGA
- a CDS encoding glutamine synthetase family protein → MKFASVQEARDFLEQNPDIDAFELFILDANGVPRGKLLHRDELLAAYESGRPLPSTILGLTVHGEDVDNSGLVWDVGDIDCRAYPLAGSLVRLPWRKMPTAAVQVCMHPREGMPAAIADPRHVLVEVIDRLKADGYHPVMACELEFYLLDQKRDADGRPQPALDADGHRPRGTQVYGLRELEQIEPFLADLYAACKAQGIPARTAISEYAPGQVEITLEHGDALEAMDQAVRYKRLVKGVAHAHGMQACFMAKPFAEIAGTGMHMHVSLADAEGRNLFASDDPAGTPLLRQAVGGMLKSLLDSLLLFCPNANSYRRFQANSYAPLAPTWGVDNRTVSLRVPGGPANTRHIEHRICGADANPYLAAAAILAGIHHGIREDIDPGNPVEGNGYAQAKELLPTDWLTSLRALEQSSWARDAFGTEFLGVYLAVKRAEYRQFMSEVGEQDWRWYLNQA, encoded by the coding sequence ATGAAATTTGCCAGCGTGCAGGAAGCCCGGGATTTCCTCGAGCAGAACCCGGACATCGACGCCTTCGAACTCTTCATCCTCGACGCCAACGGCGTTCCGCGCGGCAAGCTGCTGCACCGCGACGAATTGCTGGCCGCATACGAGAGCGGCCGGCCGCTGCCCAGTACCATCCTCGGCCTGACCGTGCACGGCGAGGATGTGGATAACTCCGGCCTGGTCTGGGACGTGGGCGACATCGATTGCCGCGCCTATCCGCTGGCCGGCAGCCTGGTGCGCCTGCCCTGGCGCAAGATGCCCACCGCCGCCGTGCAGGTCTGCATGCACCCGCGGGAAGGCATGCCCGCCGCCATTGCCGATCCGCGCCATGTGCTGGTGGAGGTGATCGATCGCCTCAAGGCCGACGGCTACCACCCGGTGATGGCCTGCGAGCTGGAGTTCTACCTGCTGGACCAGAAGCGTGATGCCGACGGCCGTCCGCAGCCGGCGCTGGACGCTGATGGTCACCGCCCGCGCGGCACCCAGGTGTACGGCCTGCGCGAGCTGGAGCAGATCGAGCCGTTCCTCGCCGATCTGTACGCGGCCTGCAAGGCCCAGGGCATTCCAGCACGCACGGCCATTTCCGAGTACGCGCCGGGCCAGGTGGAAATCACCCTGGAACACGGCGATGCGCTGGAAGCCATGGACCAGGCCGTGCGCTACAAGCGCCTGGTCAAGGGCGTGGCCCACGCCCACGGCATGCAGGCCTGCTTCATGGCCAAGCCCTTCGCCGAAATCGCCGGCACCGGCATGCACATGCATGTGAGCCTGGCCGATGCCGAGGGCCGCAACCTCTTCGCCAGCGACGACCCGGCCGGTACGCCGCTGCTGCGCCAGGCCGTGGGCGGCATGCTCAAGAGCCTGCTGGATTCGCTGCTGCTGTTCTGCCCCAACGCCAACTCCTATCGCCGTTTCCAGGCCAACAGCTACGCCCCCCTCGCTCCGACCTGGGGTGTGGATAACCGTACCGTCAGCCTGCGCGTACCAGGCGGCCCGGCCAACACCCGGCATATCGAGCACCGCATCTGCGGCGCCGACGCCAACCCCTATCTTGCTGCCGCGGCGATCCTCGCCGGTATCCATCATGGCATCCGTGAGGACATCGACCCGGGCAACCCTGTGGAAGGCAACGGCTACGCCCAGGCCAAGGAGCTGCTGCCCACCGACTGGCTGACGTCGCTGCGCGCGCTGGAACAGTCCAGCTGGGCTCGCGATGCGTTCGGCACGGAATTCCTCGGCGTCTACCTCGCCGTGAAACGCGCCGAATACCGCCAGTTCATGTCCGAGGTCGGCGAGCAGGACTGGCGCTGGTACCTGAACCAGGCGTGA
- a CDS encoding carboxymuconolactone decarboxylase family protein has translation MTPRLDFYTASPDALKAMLALDAAVSKLPLEKPLIELVKLRASQLNGCAFCVDLHSTDARKRGETERRLYAVAVWRESPFFTPRERAALAWTEALTRLSETHAPDEDYAQLAEEFSERERVDLTLAISTINSWNRLAVGFRKIPSE, from the coding sequence ATGACCCCACGCCTGGATTTCTACACCGCCTCTCCCGATGCCCTCAAGGCGATGCTCGCCCTGGACGCCGCGGTGAGCAAACTTCCGCTGGAAAAGCCGCTGATCGAGCTGGTGAAGCTGCGTGCATCGCAGCTCAACGGCTGCGCCTTCTGCGTCGACCTGCACAGCACGGACGCCCGCAAGCGCGGAGAAACCGAACGCCGTCTTTACGCGGTGGCCGTCTGGCGCGAGAGCCCCTTCTTCACCCCGCGCGAGCGTGCCGCGCTGGCCTGGACCGAAGCCCTGACGCGCCTTTCTGAAACCCACGCACCAGACGAGGACTATGCCCAACTCGCTGAGGAATTCAGCGAGCGCGAGCGCGTGGACCTGACCCTGGCCATCAGCACCATCAATTCCTGGAACCGGCTGGCAGTCGGCTTCCGCAAGATCCCGAGCGAGTGA
- a CDS encoding NAD(P)/FAD-dependent oxidoreductase, which translates to MTAAIKHPLPAAERAPSYYSATLNEETAYPTLEGEVNVDIAIIGGGFTGVATAVEMAERGYKVALVETHKIGWGATGRNGGQVTGSLSGDAAMRKQMSRFLGEGVDDFIWYLRWRGHEIIKSRVEKYGIQCDLKHGHLHAAMKASHMDELKASYEEAVRRGMADDVTLLDAAGVREHLDSDLYVGAIKNTRNMHLHPLNLCIGEAKAAASLGALIFEHSEVQDIIHGDRPAVITTRGRINAQQVLLAGDVYHKLERKKLKGMIFPAMGGIVTTRPLGDLARQINPQDLAVYDCRFVLDYYRMTADGRLLFGGGANYSGRDSRDIEAELRPCIERTFPKLKGVEIDFKWSCAMGIVINRIPQLGKLSKNVWYCQGYSGHGVATTHIMGEVMANAMSGSLEKFDTFAQCQHIRVPLSERLGNHMLAMGMWYYQMMEKLR; encoded by the coding sequence ATGACCGCTGCAATCAAACACCCACTGCCCGCTGCCGAACGCGCGCCCTCCTACTACTCTGCGACCCTCAATGAGGAAACCGCCTATCCCACCCTCGAAGGCGAGGTGAATGTCGATATCGCCATCATCGGCGGCGGCTTCACCGGCGTCGCCACCGCAGTGGAAATGGCCGAGCGCGGCTACAAGGTGGCACTGGTGGAGACCCACAAGATCGGTTGGGGAGCCACCGGCCGCAACGGTGGCCAGGTGACCGGCAGCCTGTCGGGCGACGCCGCCATGCGCAAGCAGATGAGCCGCTTCCTGGGCGAGGGCGTGGATGACTTCATCTGGTACCTGCGCTGGCGTGGCCACGAGATCATCAAGAGCCGCGTGGAGAAGTACGGCATCCAGTGCGACCTCAAGCATGGTCACCTGCACGCGGCGATGAAGGCCTCGCACATGGACGAGCTGAAGGCTTCCTATGAGGAAGCGGTGCGTCGTGGCATGGCCGATGACGTAACGCTGCTGGACGCCGCCGGTGTGCGCGAGCACCTGGATTCCGACCTCTACGTCGGCGCCATCAAGAACACCCGCAACATGCACCTGCACCCGCTCAACCTGTGCATCGGCGAAGCCAAGGCCGCCGCCAGCCTGGGCGCGCTGATCTTCGAGCACTCCGAAGTGCAGGACATCATCCACGGCGATCGCCCGGCGGTGATCACCACTCGCGGCCGAATCAACGCCCAGCAAGTGCTGCTGGCCGGCGACGTCTATCACAAGCTGGAGCGCAAGAAGCTCAAGGGCATGATCTTCCCGGCCATGGGCGGCATCGTCACCACCAGGCCCCTGGGCGACCTGGCCAGGCAGATCAACCCCCAGGACCTGGCCGTCTACGACTGCCGCTTCGTGCTCGACTACTACCGCATGACCGCCGACGGACGTCTGCTGTTCGGCGGCGGTGCCAACTACTCCGGACGTGATTCCCGGGACATCGAGGCGGAGCTGCGGCCCTGCATCGAGCGCACCTTCCCGAAACTCAAGGGCGTGGAGATCGACTTCAAGTGGAGTTGCGCCATGGGCATCGTCATCAACCGCATCCCGCAGCTTGGCAAGCTGTCGAAGAACGTCTGGTACTGCCAGGGCTATTCCGGCCACGGCGTGGCGACCACCCACATCATGGGCGAGGTCATGGCCAACGCCATGAGCGGCAGCCTGGAGAAGTTCGACACCTTCGCCCAGTGCCAGCACATCCGCGTACCGTTGAGCGAGCGCCTGGGCAACCACATGCTGGCGATGGGCATGTGGTACTACCAGATGATGGAAAAGTTGCGCTGA
- a CDS encoding cupin domain-containing protein has translation MRNLKTLGALAAGLALLNLPLAYAHESAGQEEVTVLQQHKLLNAPGKEAMLLTVTYAPGQASDAHVHPGSVLAYVTEGEVISQLKGEQPRRYKAGESWYEPAGSAHLQSRNASDSKPAKLVVWILNEEKAPLLEPYKQ, from the coding sequence ATGCGCAATCTGAAAACCCTGGGCGCCCTGGCTGCCGGCCTGGCGCTGTTGAACCTTCCGCTGGCCTATGCCCATGAGAGCGCTGGGCAGGAAGAGGTCACCGTGCTCCAGCAGCACAAGCTCCTCAATGCGCCGGGCAAGGAAGCCATGCTGCTCACTGTCACTTATGCGCCGGGGCAGGCGTCCGACGCCCATGTCCATCCGGGATCGGTGCTTGCCTATGTGACTGAAGGGGAGGTGATCTCCCAGCTCAAGGGTGAACAGCCCAGGCGCTACAAGGCTGGCGAAAGCTGGTACGAGCCGGCCGGAAGCGCCCATCTGCAATCGCGCAACGCCAGTGATTCCAAGCCGGCGAAGTTGGTGGTGTGGATATTGAACGAGGAAAAGGCGCCGCTGCTGGAGCCTTACAAACAGTGA
- a CDS encoding alpha/beta fold hydrolase, translating to MRPETAIVEIHSQYKVHTEFYGNPEAKETIILVNGSLSTTASFAQTVKYLQPHFNVVLFDEPYAGQSKPHNDNTRFISKETEADILLHLIEHFRVDYLVSFSWGSVSALLALAQCPARIKKAVVTSFSPILNEPMMDYLTRGLDCLAAIDRDAVGRLVNNTIGKHLPSLYQRFNHKHCSNLDEHEYLQMHFHIRQVLNMDSRCYVDCLADVDIPLLFINGDRDEYTSAEDARHFAKHVRDCQFATIDNAGHFVDVEHKAGWLQTQQAMLGFLKSKATRGIARPQVADYQAVAV from the coding sequence ATGAGGCCGGAAACCGCCATCGTCGAGATTCACAGCCAGTACAAGGTTCACACGGAGTTCTACGGCAACCCGGAGGCCAAGGAGACCATCATTCTGGTCAACGGCTCCTTGTCCACGACTGCCTCTTTCGCGCAGACAGTGAAATACCTGCAACCGCACTTCAACGTGGTGCTCTTCGACGAGCCCTATGCCGGCCAGTCCAAGCCGCATAACGACAACACCCGCTTCATCAGCAAGGAGACCGAGGCCGACATCCTCCTCCACCTGATCGAGCACTTCCGGGTGGACTACCTGGTGTCCTTCTCCTGGGGCAGCGTTTCCGCCCTGCTCGCCCTGGCCCAGTGCCCGGCGCGCATCAAGAAGGCCGTGGTGACCTCCTTCTCGCCCATCCTCAACGAACCGATGATGGACTACCTCACCCGTGGCCTGGACTGCCTCGCCGCCATCGACCGCGACGCGGTGGGCCGCCTGGTGAACAACACCATCGGCAAGCACCTGCCGAGCCTGTACCAGCGCTTCAACCACAAGCACTGCTCCAACCTGGACGAGCACGAATACCTGCAGATGCACTTCCACATCCGCCAGGTACTCAACATGGATTCGCGCTGCTACGTGGATTGCCTGGCTGACGTGGACATCCCGCTGCTGTTCATCAACGGCGACCGTGACGAGTACACCTCCGCCGAGGATGCCCGCCACTTCGCCAAGCACGTGCGCGATTGCCAGTTCGCCACCATCGACAACGCCGGCCACTTCGTCGACGTCGAACACAAGGCAGGCTGGCTGCAAACCCAGCAAGCAATGCTGGGCTTCCTCAAGTCCAAGGCCACCAGGGGCATTGCTCGCCCGCAGGTTGCCGACTACCAGGCCGTTGCCGTTTGA